The genome window GATGTAACCGGAGTTATatgttgttattttttattttactctgTTTAGATGATTTTATAGCACATTTTCTGTATTCACCATCAGATGGTTCTCTCTATTTCTCAGAAACAGTTTCGCCCAACAAAGagcaaaaacattttcaacataacGGAAGCAAACCAAACCAACTCAAGTGAGAGGCATAGCAACCCCTCATCCTGTCCCTCAAACCCATCTCTGCTGTCCCTCATAGCGAATTTCCATTTAGACGGTATTAAGAAAATAATGGAAATCCGCTTAGGTTAGGCAAACTGAAAGCGGAGCTTTGCCTTTGGTGACAAATCCTCCGGGCAGTGTTTATAGAAGACCTTCAGCGTCAGCAGCAGTGCCCTAGCTAAGGACAGCCCTGGCCGGCAGCAGAGCTTGTGGGTTGGAGGTTCCACCATGGTGACTCACAGGGTAATCATGCATGTTTGCACTCGCAAGGCCCCAATGCTGTCAGAGGGCCCCGGGAGTAGGGCCGCCAAGCTTTACACACTCCAAAATAGCACCCCGTGGGCGTGTGGTGCTGCTAAATTTACTCTGCAACAAGTGCGAGGGAGCCAGTTCGCTTTGCTGCCACTTGTGCCATGGAATTACTTAATAGTGACTCAGGTTGACTTTTAACCATTTCTTTTAtttactgagatgcagtgccttagactgctgcacttGACATAATGATGATGAATATGGAAGCTTGTAGGGGCGATGACAAATAATTTAATGGAGCGGAATCTGATATATATAAAAAAGGAAACTAGTTTTCAGACACTTAAAACTTATTTTGGTATTTCATCTAATTTGGGGGGGGAAAACAAGGCTATTAAGGGACTCTTGTTAAAAACTGAGACCTGGAACTGGCAAGCAAATATATATTTCCTTATTTGGGTCAGACTGGAAAATATTAAGTAAACATTTGCTTCCTGTTAGCCGCCTCCAAAATAAAATTTTAGCTCTGTCCTGTGTCAGGGATCTAAAGTGAAACCTGAAAAAAAGAGGCCTCCCATTGTTTGCGATTGTCCAGAAGCAAATGGGTCTCGAATTGCAGCTCTGAAAGGTAACAGGAAATTGACAAATCGCTAACCCACTCAACCATTCAGAGGAACAAACGGTACATTCCAGCAAAAAATGGAAATGCACATTAAAAAGGAGCCATGTTCTGTTCATGCAAATTGTTGAACCACAGTGACAGGGAATCCTACAGGTTGTTCCCTGCAAGAGCTTAACCAGATAAATCACAAAATGCCACTTCTTTGGTTTTCTACAAAAATACCACTCAATGTTTACCACCCAGCCTAGTTATTTTATCCACATTAGCCTTTACCTCCCTGAACAACTGTGCTTGTTTTATTCCTGAGGTCAAGTTTCCCACTCCCCCCAAACTGAGATTGTCTGAAATACTAATTGCCCCCTCAAAGTTAAACCCTGGTATTTTAGTGTTTCCTGTTGCCGCTCTGCTATTTCAGACTCACTAACCTTTAGAAGTGAAGACTCATCCCCTGGGGGTCAGCAAACTTCCAGAGTGATAAATTGACTGACAAAAACAGGCAGCCAAATGGGGGGCTGTATCTGCCCCATCTTTACCTTTAGTGAAGGAACCATGCAATAAAAGCTTGGCATTGATAGCAGGTTTATTATCTTTGAACAGGTGGACCTGGGTAGTTGTAAAGGTGGCTCTCATTTCTCAGACACATACTGTGGCCTCACAATATGGAGACCATTTGAGAGTTGGGAAGATTCTGATATACTGTAGCAACTTTTAAAACCAGGGATTAAAGCCATTGCTTAGTTTGTGGGTGACCTCTTGTCTGGGATGAAGTTTATCAAGTGTTGGAACTTCCAGTTAGTATCATTGGTGGCCATTTTGCATTCAGATGTAGGCTTATTTTACATGATCAGTTTAAAGAGTAATCAAGTAAATAAATAGAATCCCGAAATAACGGGCTTGCAACATTCAGGTTAAAAGTGGTTCTGACTCACTTCAAGTAAAAACATTTTTACCAGCATTCCACACATGAACAAAAGAGTGTACAGCAAAGTGGTGTTCACCAAACTATTCCACGTTACACAAAGAAATGTTGCAAGAACTAAACTTGGACCCAATCACTGCTTATGAAATGCCTTATTACACAGAAAGCTTTCAAACCAGAGTTAAACACTCCCAAGGGTCAATGTAACGAGGATAATCAAGACACAagacattttttttaattaattaatataTTTTCTGCATTAAAGTTAACATAGTTTATTCTTTTGTGCCACCCTTTCATTTTTCAGTAAGTATTGATATTGTTATATTCAGACATGAGTAAATTTAAGACTGTCTTTTGCAATAAatatcataaaataatagagcTTCACATAATAAAtatttttacaaaaaaaaaaaagacattttccttttcttttttttctaaagCCAGATCACTCTTATGGATTTGAGCATACAatttacaaaacaaaaacaagggaaaaaaTGCCACAATGTGTGTGAATGATGAGTGGGGAAGGGGGAGAAGCATATCCAACAGAATACTATGAGATGGATGTGCTTTCCACAATGCAACTCGAGCACAGAAACCCAGCTAGCCATGGTCTGAGTGGGGTAGCAACTGGGAATTCTAACAATCCTGGTTTGCTATGAACACGTGGTAACAGCTACATATCGCCTAGCTAGATAGTCCTTCACAGATTTGGTAAGAGGCTGCTCTCACTTGAAGCTTACAGCACCAGGTAAACACTGCCTAGCTAACAGAACATTATTTCTAAAAGAGTGTTAATGAGTAGCTGAAGagagacaaaaaaacaacaaccattGAAGACAAAAACTGGTCTGTAAAAACATGGTCCTGTTGCAAAAAGGAAGGGGGAAAAAAGAAGAATTGAGTGGTTTTCATATTCCGTGCTTTACTCCTATCAGGAGAAAAGGAAGTGGGTGGGAGGTGCTTACAATGTTTGATAAACATCAATAGTAATAGTGACTATTAtggtcatcatcattattattgtCAAAACCACACAGGGGAACGACTGCCCGCccctctacccacacacacacatacaggatcAGGAAGGCTTTTCCTGGGCCTGGTGGGACCAGCGCTCCAGTTTGCAATAGACAGTGTTGGAGTTCTTGCAGCGGCAGCCAGGCCTGTTGACTTGGTCGTAGCAGCCCTGGCACGCCTTTAGGCACCCCTTGACGGGCGGGTAGCACAGCAAACAGGGGAACAGTACCGACAGTAATCCCATGCAGAGGAAGCGTGAGCAGCAGTGGGAGCGGGACAGCGAGCAGGGGTGGTCGGCGCACGAGTCCCCCTCGTCGTCGTTGGAACAGTGGTAGAAGATGCCCTTGACCAGGCACATGCACGTGCCATGCTCCAGGGCGCTCTCCGCCGAGCACAGGCACTGGCCGTTGCAGGCCAGGCACGAGGGCAGGGTCCTTGGGGCTGTGCAGTCTCCGCACTTGCACTTCCCGCAGCATTCGCAGATGAACTGGTGGCCAGAGGCCATGTCCCCTTTCCCTGAGGGCTTGAGCGGTGCCTCCAGTGGCGGCAGCGGGTGCAAGCCCTGCTGGGAGGCTAACAGCGCCTTGGGCTGAGTCCGAACAGGCTGAGCACGCTCGGCTctgtggtggtgctggtggagggCCACCATCCCTGGTCTAGAGGGAGGCGAGCGGGCCAGGAGTCCCTGCTCAGAGGATACACTGCTGTTGCTCCCTGAGCTAGCCGCACTGCCTGTACTGGTGGAGCGATTAAGGCCCGGGGCCCTGGCGCTACACTGCTGGCCCCCGGCTACTACCACTACCCCACCGTGGTGGCCCTGCCCTATCGGCCGGTGCTCGCAGTTGTTGTTCACATTGACGAGGATCACCTCGTGAGTCCTCTCCTGCTGCTTGTCGGGCCTGGGCGCCATGCGCGGTGCAGGGGGCCTCCGGACCACCGAGGGCCCTTCTGTGTACTCGTTGCTGGAGCGGATGGCCTTGATTTGGTCCAGGGAAAGGATGGCGGCATGTTGGAGCTCCCGCTCGTAATCCGACCTCTGCCGGTCCTCCAGGGAAGGCTGCTGAATAACCACTAATGAACCGCCAGGGCCATGTTGACTTTGGAGCGCCATCTGGGGTGATCACCACTTCCGACATTCACCATGGACTTGGCATGCATCGGAAAACCTGCAAGGGACAGCAAGAGAGACACAGGAAAGGGCTATCAGTAAAGACAAGGATGTCATTTGCAAATGAGAAATATAGGGTGGTAGAGTTTTGGAAAACTGTTCCTTTATCATTTTAGATTCAACTTTTGATTGGAAAAGCTAAATAGCTGAAAAGGTAGAACCATCAATAGATCCTTGGATGGTCTCAATTTATAGATCAAACATTGTTCATTGATGATCAAATTTCATCAAAGTTATAAAATTATAAAACGGGTTAAGAGCACAGTCTATTGAGAGCAGTATGCTATTGTGTGTTTACATTCCGATTTTAGTATTAGCAGACGCTATTTATCCAGTTAGTCAATTaatcttaaaatagctaggttAGACAACCACATCAGTCGTAATACGTACATTATTCTTCAAATAAGTtaagttatcagcaaagtcagtgctagtaggaaaagacaAGTGCAGTCAATATTTTTAACTAATTAAGAACATGTTCACATAGCCCTACTAGTTTTTTATGCAAGCCGTGGGGGGGGAAAGTGGACTATTAATGAGACTTTTCATACCTTCCTCAATATGCACACATCCAAACTTAGTACAAATAGGCTACTTCCCGTCCTCGTTTACATTTGCATGACTGGTTAACATTTAAATGTGCCAAGGCGACGGAACGAGGCCACGACCCAATAGGACAAAATTAGCTGCCTCGCGTATTATTCGATTACTAAACGATTACTAGACGGTTAGAAGGAAATGTGGTGACAAAACTAAAGTCACGACAGAACCCGACAATAGTGTCAACTTTATGTCCATATAATTTCAAGCACATTTGACAACTGAATTAAAGCCAATACCATTACTGGTTTAAAATATCAACAGCTTCTGGAATTAACCGTAGTAGGTCTGGCTATAAAGTCAGTCGAATCTCTTGAAACTGTAACGCAAACGGGACCCTACTCAATAGGCATAAACACATTTTGTCAGTCTAATCAACATGACGCAAGCATACAAACAAGTTTAAAAACCGATACAATTTGCAGATAGGCATATGCGCGAAGACAGCTTGCTTATAAGCAGAGCCCTATAATTGATTGACTTCATGAAACCCCACAGTAGCTTACACGGAGCACAGTAACTAGGTTTAGCCAGTAGATAGACGGGCGGCCAAATTATTGTATTGTAAAAGGACAAATACACCGACAGTCCTAGTGTAGGCTACTTCAAATATGTCTATGCCCTAGGGTTTAGTTGACCGAGAGACGTCCCATGTGATAGAAACCACAGAGGATCAAATCAACGGATCTAGAGATGAATAGAAAAACAAGGGGGAAAACGCTTATGAATGAAAACTAGGCTACCGTGGGGGTGGGGTGTTTGTTTGCGCGTCGGAGTGATCGCTCTCCCCTCTGAACCAAACTATGAACGTTTTGATTCCTTTCGAGAGTCGAATGGTCTGTGTTAAATAGGCATTCCGAGTAGAGGACACAAGCAAGCATGTACAATATGAAGCGAACTCTCCACAGATGCAAGCACCAGATGATGCGTGTGCCCAAGCCCATCTATCTCGACATATACTAACAAAAAGCATAGTCCATGCAACTGGCAACAATGTTTCCAGAGCTGGAGTTCTGAAGCCTATGCGTATATTAGCCTACTTAACCGAGGAAGATTAATTGTGAAATGTTCGTTGTATCCAGTCTACATTTTAGCAACAAAGAATCTATGAATAAACCAGACATTTCCAACATGTTTCATTGAGGGGAGATACGCACCCATCTGTAACCATCCATAACGTCGAATCCATCAACCAATATACCAAAACTCCATCCAAGGAAATAGTCCAAGCTTATTTTAATTAGCTCTTAAAATTCGTAACGACGGCTTTAAATCCAAATACGGATGTTGTATCTTCTTTCGTTATTCCTTCTCAAAATATGGTGCCTTACACCAATGTGCTCCAGAAACGGTAAATCAACGGTTCTTTATGGAATAGGTACCAAATAGCCTAAAAGTTGCGCACTTGAGAACGATCTGGTCAGACAACACTGTTTATTAGTCCTAGAGCAGAATAACAATTGCAGGGAAAAGCTTTAGGATTCTTAAAAGCACAATAATTCACGATTTGAAGACAAATAATTGTATATCCAATGGCTTTCAGTCTTCTAATTCTGCTTGGAGAATAGTAAAAGTAGGTTTTTGTTGTGCGGAATGCTCAAAAGCAAGCGCTAGTCGAAGACGTGCTCTCATCAACACTGCAGGACTGTCGAGCACTGAATGAATGAGAATGTAGGGCTCAGTGTTTGCTCGACAAGCCAACTCCCATTGGCCATTCACGCCACTGAAAAAGGATACATCGCATCCGCTCTTAATTCATTGGGCAGATGTGTAAGGCCGGGCGATAGAGATGTGTGCAGCAGTTAAGGTGGAACGGTTTACAATAGCCGATAAACTCATTTCCGTTCTTGTGGTTGCAAACTATTGAACAGTGGCAACAAAATGATCCCTTTTGAATCGATAACGTTGTTTTATTTGATGCATTTCACGGTATCTCACCATTCCATTTACGTTTGGCAGAGTTAGAAATACACAAATGCGCATAAAACTCTAGGCAGAAAATAATGTAGCCTAAGTATGTAATACTGTTGGCCTACAGTCTATATCTAAAATACCATAATAAAATGGCCGATATAGAAAATGAAATGGAAATCCCTCCACTACTCATTTGTTTATTTTCCCAGTGGCTCAGTAAACTTAACTTCGGAGCCCCCTTAAGAAAAAGGCACCCCACAAGCAAGGGGAAAGATTCCCCCCACCCACCGCCTCCCCTCTGTTCTTGACTGTCTGGTTTGATTGGTGTCGCGGATGCGCTACATCCGGATCCACGAGAAAAGGAAGTTCAATACAGAGTCAATTTACCCTCTTCAAATGGAAAAATCAATAGATGAATGACCTCAATACAATCTCGGGTCAGCAAATTCTGCAAAACTTCTACATTTAACGGACTGATAAATGCATCTGTAGGCTTATATGTCTCTGGTGTTTGGGTGGATATATATACAAGAACAAAAATAGTTTGGAAGCTTAATTAAGGCTTGATGATAAAACAATTCCTGCTGGATTCCCAAACGACAGATGGGAACCTCTTCATAGTTGTCAGAAGTGCGGAGAGAAGTCAGACATTTTACGGTGACCCTACAGCAATTAGCAGATTTCCATGGATGCAATGATTAATATACCATCCGTGCTTGTTTTCACCCTGGATATATCCAATAAGCAAATGGAAAGTGCACATTATTAAAGATGAATGCAAACGTTTCCTTCAAACTTCTCACGCCATTCAATAATCTGTGCTGCGTTATATATAACTCCTGCTTTGAAAATAGCCTAAGAAAGACCCTTGGTTAAATGAATTGATGTTGGCTATGTTTCTGCATTGTAATCTTTTTTTTTACCATGCCTAATATAATCGAATATAATCGATTTGTCTTATGAAgataacattttaaaaagcatTAACAAGCATATAGAGAAACAATTAATTTATTACATTGTAGCCTAATATTGCTTTTCAGGTAGAACAGGTTTCTAAACAACACTTTTGTAGAGAATTGTGCCTTAAGATTAGTTATTTAGGGAGACTAACAATTAGGCCTACTGAGCACATTCAGAAG of Salvelinus alpinus chromosome 4, SLU_Salpinus.1, whole genome shotgun sequence contains these proteins:
- the LOC139574402 gene encoding protein sprouty homolog 1-like, producing MALQSQHGPGGSLVVIQQPSLEDRQRSDYERELQHAAILSLDQIKAIRSSNEYTEGPSVVRRPPAPRMAPRPDKQQERTHEVILVNVNNNCEHRPIGQGHHGGVVVVAGGQQCSARAPGLNRSTSTGSAASSGSNSSVSSEQGLLARSPPSRPGMVALHQHHHRAERAQPVRTQPKALLASQQGLHPLPPLEAPLKPSGKGDMASGHQFICECCGKCKCGDCTAPRTLPSCLACNGQCLCSAESALEHGTCMCLVKGIFYHCSNDDEGDSCADHPCSLSRSHCCSRFLCMGLLSVLFPCLLCYPPVKGCLKACQGCYDQVNRPGCRCKNSNTVYCKLERWSHQAQEKPS